From the genome of Alteromonas stellipolaris:
ACTGTAGAGTAGATTGCCTGCCAAAAAATATTTCGCGCGGAAATCTTGCTGTCTAATCATGCTCACACCCACCGCTATGGTCACCACTATCCAGAACATAGCCAATAAGTGAGATAGTAAATATGCGATAGAAAATGGCATAAACCACATGCCAACGCCTAATACAACGCTTACTAGACTCAAAGTCTTAAGAAATTTGAACAATTTTTTGTGGTCGGTTTTGCACTCAAATAAATCTGAGACAAACTGAGCAGCACAGGCAATAGCGAAAGGAAAAAGTAGCATTCCCCAATAACTGGTATTGAATGGGAAATGTACGATATCACCAAGCATTCCAGAAGCTGCCATCCAGCCAATAGCATGAATACCCAAATAACCTGCACAGGTTAATGCTACTCTTTTCCTCGTCCCAGAATAGATGAGCAAGGCCAGCAAGGACAAAATGAACATGGTGGTAATGCCAGCTATGGAAATACCGTTATTAAATTTTTGGAAACGATAAAACTCTGTACTGTCTAACACAGTAATGGAAACTGGCGTAGGAAACTGCTTGGCCTTAATAAACAGCCATAATTCTACTCGCTCATTTGCCATAACGGTTTGCACCGTCACGGCTTGAAAATGAAGCACCGGAGGCGTGCTGTCATCAAGAAGTTGAGAGAAGACTTGAGTGCTAAGTTCAGGCTGAACAGGCGACGAATATGAAGCTAAACCAACATCAATGAAGTTGGCATTAACGACAACAAAGTACTGCCCTTTTTGCGAAATATCTAAGACTACTTTGGTGAAGTAACTTCCCGACTTCCCGCCCAGTGATGGCACAACCGGGGCGTATTCATAAGCCTCTTTTAAAATTGCGAGCTTATTTTTTGATTCGAGATTTGATGTATCAAAAGAGTAATCTAATTCGTGCCACACATTAGCATCAGCGATTATACGCTTATCATCAACGACTGATATAGGTTCCTGACCAAATGCGGGGACTACCACCAGTATGAGGAGAAAATAAAAAACACCCAAATGAAAGTAAGAAAGCAAAATCGAACCTTGTCTGCAGGTAAAAGGGCAACAAAACTGTTACTTGTCCTATATCAAGCATAAACCTGCTTGCTCAGAATACATAATATAAAAGAGGAAATTTACTTTTTATACGCAATATTCTGTAAGGCAATAGCGACACACGAGCTCTTAACGCAGTATTAATTTTGCTTCAGCCTACTTATTAGCTAAGCATAAATACTTTCAACCGTAGTATTAAGCAACCAACGTAAAAATACTTTAGTATCTCTGTTGTTGTGAAATTGAACTGACTTTTGACACTCTTTATCGGTAAAAACAACGTTGAAGTTATTTACTGAGATTGTCGAAATAGGAGGAAGTGTACGGAGCGAAGCGCCGTTAATAGTATGAGACATATAATTTTTCTTTGTATAATAATATTGCTAGTTTTTTATTCGTTTTAAAATTCCTTTCAAAATTCTGTTCTTATCAAACCAAAAATAAATAAAAATATTAGTACTGCACAATTAAAAAAGGCTAAGTAGAAACTTAGCCTTTTGTCGTTGTATTTTAAAGTTCTACTTAAAGAACAACAACGTTTGCAGCTTGAAGGCCTTTTTGACCTTGTTCTACGCTGAAGCTAACTGCTTGGCCTTCAGAAAGAGTTTTGAAGCCGTCAGAAGCGATTGAACGGAAATGTACGAATACGTCTTTACCGCCACCGTCTTGAGTAAGAAAACCAAAACCTTTATCTTCGTTGAACCATTTAACTGTGCCGTTTACTGTATCAGACATGTTTGTAACCTTATATATTTGAAGTAATTGGTGAAATTCACCGGATAGCAATAGATTTAACTTACTAGTAACGCAAATGTATATCTATTAAAACTTCGATAAAACTGAAGAATAAAAGGGTACAACGCAGTAGTAGAAAAAGCTTTTAATTATCTAAAGCGGGCGTAATGTACATCTTTCAGTCAGGTAAGTCTACCGATATCGCTATTTATTTCACTTACCGTGCAACATATTGCTGTACAACTTTCATTACAATTGGCCACATACCGTAACCCTCGTGCCCTCCCCCCGCATATACCTTCAATTCGCGGCGCAAGCTCGGCTTAAAACTTACTTACGTATGTTGATAAGATCGTCAAGTTATTTACTACATCAACCTCGCCGCCTTAAAATAGACAATATTGGAATGTGGGGCTTTTAACTATCCTTTTTTGCTAGCGGTTTAACGATAGGCGCTTGCAGCCATTGTATTTGCGCCATAGTGTCTCATTCCTTTCACATACCCATAGTAAACTGATATATATGATGTCCTTAGAAGGACGGGGAGAATCGAATGAGAATGCTACACACCATGCTTCGTGTTGAGGATCTTGATGCGTCTTTGCACTTCTACACTAATTTGATGGGCATGAAGCTGCTAAGAAAGTCTGAAAACCAAGCTTATGAATACACGCTCGCTTTCGTGGGTTATGGTGAAGAAACTAACACTACCGTACTTGAACTCACTTATAACTGGGGCGACAACACCTATGAAAAAGGCACGGCTTACGGCCACATCGCCATCGAAGTAGACGATATTTATCAGTTCTGCGAAAACCTAGAGCAAAATGGCTGTGATGTATACCGCAAGCCAGGCCCCGTAAAGGGCGGCTCTACTGTCATTGCTTTTGTTCGCGATCCAGATGGCTATGCCATCGAACTTATTCAAACAAAACAATAAGTCTCTATTTTAAAATACAGCGGCCCTATTAATAAGGATATTGCCCTATCATGCTAAAAATTCGTCACGCTCTACTTACTTTCTCGCTTTCTATCTCGATTTTTGCAAGCCCAGTACTATTGGCGAAAGACTTCGATGTTATTGCTCATAGGGGCGCGTCAGGTTATCTGCCTGAGCACACATTAGAAGCCGCCACGCTTGCTTTTGCCATGAACCCTGACTTTATTGAGCAAGATGCGGTTATTACTAAAGATGGGATTGCTGTGGTCTTGCACGACATACACTTAGAAACAGTAACCAATGTAGAGCAAGTATTTCCAGAGCGTGCACGTAAAGATGGTCGCTTTTACGCCTTAGACTTCACGTTAGCTGAGCTTCGCACTCTGCAAGTACACGAACGAGCGAACAGCAAGGGTGAACAAGTTTTTACAAAACGCTATACAGGGA
Proteins encoded in this window:
- a CDS encoding GGDEF domain-containing protein; protein product: MLSYFHLGVFYFLLILVVVPAFGQEPISVVDDKRIIADANVWHELDYSFDTSNLESKNKLAILKEAYEYAPVVPSLGGKSGSYFTKVVLDISQKGQYFVVVNANFIDVGLASYSSPVQPELSTQVFSQLLDDSTPPVLHFQAVTVQTVMANERVELWLFIKAKQFPTPVSITVLDSTEFYRFQKFNNGISIAGITTMFILSLLALLIYSGTRKRVALTCAGYLGIHAIGWMAASGMLGDIVHFPFNTSYWGMLLFPFAIACAAQFVSDLFECKTDHKKLFKFLKTLSLVSVVLGVGMWFMPFSIAYLLSHLLAMFWIVVTIAVGVSMIRQQDFRAKYFLAGNLLYSASLGYYIAAHSQYFGELAYPESVVIFALSLDCLCILLSLTEWFKLKQKEFNRNQYLSRIDSMTQLGNRFSLTECIEALDDYYVIIFIDLDGLKAINDKHGHDEGDKLIIKAASLLQQSFYFLGDIFRSGGDEFVGVLQADSTRETRNVADSALSIVSNVSMELSKQWSDAGVSFGIATSLETKVPSECISLADKRMYQHKAKSKHPRSG
- the cspE gene encoding transcription antiterminator/RNA stability regulator CspE codes for the protein MSDTVNGTVKWFNEDKGFGFLTQDGGGKDVFVHFRSIASDGFKTLSEGQAVSFSVEQGQKGLQAANVVVL
- the gloA gene encoding lactoylglutathione lyase, translated to MRMLHTMLRVEDLDASLHFYTNLMGMKLLRKSENQAYEYTLAFVGYGEETNTTVLELTYNWGDNTYEKGTAYGHIAIEVDDIYQFCENLEQNGCDVYRKPGPVKGGSTVIAFVRDPDGYAIELIQTKQ